From Klebsiella electrica, the proteins below share one genomic window:
- the murB gene encoding UDP-N-acetylmuramate dehydrogenase: MNHSLKPWNTFGIDRMAKAIVRAENEQQLLSAWQQATAEDQPVLILGEGSNVLFLKDYAGTVIINRIMGIEVTETSDAWHLHVGAGENWHQLVQFTLDNDMPGLENLALIPGCAGSSPIQNIGAYGVELQRVCQYVDCIELATGHQQRLSASECRFGYRDSIFKHEYQDRFAIIAVGLRLTKIWDPVLTYGDLTRLDRQTVTPRQVFDAVCHMRMTKLPDPKVSGNAGSFFKNPVIDAGKGQALLAMFPNAPHYPQADGRIKLAAGWLIDQCQLKGKTIGGAAVHRQQALVLINNNQATSDDVIKLAHYVRQQVGEKFNVWLQPEVRFIGATGEVNAEEAIA, from the coding sequence ATGAATCACTCCCTCAAACCCTGGAATACCTTTGGCATCGACCGTATGGCCAAAGCGATTGTACGTGCTGAAAATGAACAGCAGCTATTGTCCGCATGGCAACAAGCCACTGCAGAAGATCAGCCGGTTTTGATCCTTGGTGAAGGCAGCAACGTACTCTTCCTGAAAGATTACGCCGGTACGGTGATAATCAACCGTATTATGGGAATTGAGGTCACGGAAACGTCTGATGCCTGGCATCTACACGTTGGGGCTGGAGAAAACTGGCATCAACTGGTGCAGTTTACGCTGGATAATGACATGCCGGGTCTGGAAAACCTCGCATTAATTCCTGGTTGTGCAGGCTCTTCCCCTATTCAGAATATCGGCGCATATGGCGTCGAACTACAGCGTGTTTGTCAGTATGTCGATTGTATCGAGCTGGCAACCGGTCATCAGCAGCGTCTTTCAGCGAGTGAGTGCCGCTTTGGTTATCGTGACAGTATTTTCAAACACGAATACCAGGATCGCTTTGCCATTATTGCGGTGGGTCTTCGCCTGACAAAAATCTGGGATCCGGTATTAACCTACGGTGATCTGACTCGCCTTGATCGACAGACTGTCACCCCACGTCAGGTATTCGATGCCGTTTGTCATATGCGAATGACTAAGCTCCCGGATCCTAAAGTGAGTGGTAATGCCGGCAGTTTCTTTAAAAACCCGGTAATTGATGCCGGGAAAGGGCAGGCGCTACTGGCCATGTTCCCGAATGCTCCGCATTACCCGCAGGCAGATGGCCGTATAAAACTGGCCGCAGGCTGGCTAATCGATCAATGCCAGCTGAAAGGGAAAACCATCGGCGGGGCCGCGGTACATCGTCAGCAGGCTTTAGTATTAATCAATAATAATCAGGCAACCAGCGACGATGTGATTAAGCTGGCGCATTATGTCCGTCAGCAGGTAGGTGAGAAGTTCAATGTCTGGCTCCAGCCGGAAGTGCGCTTTATTGGCGCAACTGGTGAAGTGAATGCCGAGGAGGCTATTGCATGA
- the hemG gene encoding menaquinone-dependent protoporphyrinogen IX dehydrogenase, protein MKTLILFSTRDGQTREIASFLASELKELGIDADTVNLNRTEEVEWHHYDRVVIGASIRYGHFHPALDSFVKKHLQSLNALPGAFFSVNLVARKPEKRTPQTNSYTRKFLLNSPWQPQRSAVFAGALRYPRYRWYDRFMIRLIMKMTGGETDTSKEVVYTDWKQVANFAQEVAQMTSK, encoded by the coding sequence GTGAAAACGTTGATATTATTCTCCACCCGCGACGGGCAGACGCGTGAAATTGCCTCCTTTCTGGCCTCTGAGCTGAAAGAGCTGGGTATCGATGCGGATACGGTTAATCTCAACCGTACGGAAGAGGTTGAATGGCACCACTACGATCGCGTGGTGATTGGCGCCTCGATTCGTTACGGGCACTTTCATCCGGCGCTGGACAGTTTCGTGAAGAAACATCTGCAGTCGCTGAATGCGCTGCCGGGGGCATTTTTCTCGGTCAACCTCGTTGCGCGTAAGCCAGAGAAGCGCACGCCGCAGACCAATAGCTATACGCGTAAGTTTCTGCTTAATTCGCCATGGCAACCGCAGCGCAGCGCGGTGTTTGCCGGCGCGCTGCGCTACCCGCGCTATCGTTGGTACGATCGCTTCATGATTCGCCTGATAATGAAGATGACCGGCGGTGAAACGGATACCAGTAAAGAAGTCGTCTATACCGACTGGAAGCAGGTTGCCAATTTTGCGCAGGAAGTCGCACAAATGACGAGCAAATAG
- the trkH gene encoding Trk system potassium transporter TrkH: MHFRAITRIVGLLVILFSGTMILPGLVALLYRDGAGRAFTQTFFVALAIGSLLWWPNRREKGELKSREGFLIVVLFWTVLGSVGALPFIFAEQPNLTITDAFFESFSGLTTTGATTLVGLDSLPHAILFYRQMLQWFGGMGIIVLAVAILPILGVGGMQLYRAEMPGPLKDNKMRPRIAETAKTLWLIYVLLTVACALALWFAGMPAFDAIGHSFSTIAIGGFSTHDASVGYFNSPTINTIIAVFLLISGCNYGLHFSLLSGRSLKVYWRDPEFRMFIGVQLTLVVICTLVLWLHDVYSSALTTLNQAFFQVVSMATTAGFTTDSIARWPLFLPVLLLCSAFIGGCAGSTGGGLKVIRILLLFKQGNRELKRLVHPNAVYSIKLGNRALPERILEAVWGFFSAYALVFIISMLAIIATGVDDFSAFASVVATLNNLGPGLGVVADNFATMNPVAKWILIANMLFGRLEVFTLLVLFTPTFWRE; encoded by the coding sequence ATGCATTTTCGCGCCATAACCCGAATCGTTGGACTGTTGGTCATTTTGTTTTCGGGGACGATGATCCTTCCGGGATTAGTGGCCCTGTTATACCGCGATGGCGCGGGGCGGGCGTTTACCCAGACCTTTTTTGTCGCGCTGGCGATAGGCTCTCTTTTATGGTGGCCGAACCGTCGTGAGAAGGGCGAACTGAAATCCCGCGAGGGTTTTCTGATTGTCGTACTCTTCTGGACCGTGCTGGGCAGCGTCGGTGCGCTACCGTTTATTTTCGCCGAACAGCCGAATCTGACGATAACGGATGCGTTTTTTGAGTCATTCTCGGGCCTGACCACAACGGGCGCTACCACCCTGGTGGGGCTGGACTCTTTACCTCATGCCATCCTCTTCTATCGACAGATGCTGCAGTGGTTTGGCGGTATGGGGATCATTGTGCTGGCGGTAGCAATACTGCCGATACTGGGCGTCGGCGGGATGCAGTTGTATCGGGCGGAAATGCCGGGGCCACTGAAGGACAATAAGATGCGCCCGCGTATCGCCGAGACGGCCAAAACGCTGTGGCTTATCTACGTATTGTTGACGGTGGCCTGCGCGCTTGCGCTCTGGTTCGCGGGTATGCCGGCATTTGATGCCATCGGTCACAGCTTTTCGACTATCGCGATTGGCGGCTTCTCTACGCATGACGCCAGCGTAGGGTATTTTAACAGTCCAACCATTAATACGATTATTGCGGTTTTCCTGCTGATCTCAGGCTGTAACTATGGCCTCCATTTTTCATTGCTCAGCGGCCGCAGTCTGAAGGTGTACTGGCGCGATCCTGAATTCCGCATGTTTATTGGTGTCCAACTGACGCTGGTGGTGATTTGTACGCTGGTGCTGTGGTTGCATGATGTGTACAGCTCGGCGCTGACGACGCTGAATCAGGCCTTCTTCCAGGTGGTTTCGATGGCGACGACGGCGGGCTTTACCACCGACAGCATCGCGCGCTGGCCGTTATTCCTGCCGGTGCTGCTATTGTGCTCGGCATTTATTGGCGGTTGTGCCGGGTCGACGGGCGGCGGTCTGAAAGTTATCCGCATACTGCTGTTGTTCAAGCAGGGGAACCGCGAACTCAAGCGGCTGGTGCATCCGAATGCGGTATATAGCATTAAGTTAGGTAACCGTGCGCTGCCGGAACGTATTCTGGAGGCGGTATGGGGATTCTTTTCTGCCTATGCGCTGGTGTTCATTATTAGCATGCTGGCTATCATCGCGACCGGAGTGGATGACTTTTCTGCTTTCGCCTCGGTTGTGGCAACGTTAAACAACCTCGGGCCAGGACTTGGCGTAGTGGCGGATAACTTCGCGACAATGAACCCGGTCGCGAAATGGATCTTGATTGCTAATATGCTGTTTGGTCGTCTGGAAGTGTTCACCTTACTGGTGCTCTTTACCCCCACTTTCTGGCGCGAATAA
- a CDS encoding IMPACT family protein, which produces MESWLIPAAPVTFVEEIKKSRFITRLAHTDGVVAAKAFVESVRAEHPDARHHCVAWVAGPPNDSQQLGFSDDGEPAGTAGKPMLAQLMGSGVGEITAVVVRYYGGILLGTGGLVKAYGGGVHQALAGLTTQRKTPLTAYTLQCEYGQLAGIETLLAQFSGQIVDSDYQAFVKLRVALPQAEVVSFSTKLADFSRGSLQLLKIDE; this is translated from the coding sequence ATGGAAAGTTGGTTGATACCGGCCGCGCCGGTGACCTTTGTCGAAGAGATTAAAAAAAGTCGTTTTATCACGCGGTTGGCGCATACCGATGGCGTGGTAGCGGCAAAGGCGTTTGTTGAGTCGGTCAGGGCGGAGCACCCTGACGCCCGTCATCATTGTGTGGCGTGGGTGGCCGGGCCACCCAATGACTCTCAACAGCTGGGCTTTTCCGACGATGGCGAACCAGCAGGCACCGCGGGTAAACCTATGCTGGCGCAGCTGATGGGCAGCGGCGTCGGCGAAATAACGGCCGTCGTGGTACGCTACTACGGCGGTATTTTGCTTGGAACCGGCGGTCTGGTTAAAGCGTATGGCGGTGGCGTTCATCAGGCCCTTGCCGGGCTGACAACGCAGCGCAAGACGCCGCTGACCGCATATACTTTGCAGTGTGAATATGGACAGTTAGCTGGCATTGAAACGCTGTTGGCTCAGTTCTCAGGACAAATTGTCGATAGTGACTATCAGGCCTTCGTCAAGCTTCGTGTGGCGCTTCCGCAAGCTGAAGTGGTCTCTTTTTCGACAAAGCTGGCTGATTTTAGTCGTGGTTCGTTGCAATTACTGAAGATTGACGAATAA
- the pepQ gene encoding Xaa-Pro dipeptidase, producing MESLAALYKNHIVTLQERTRDALARFNLDALLIHSGELINVFLDDHPYPFKVNPQFKSWVPVTQVPNCWLLVDGVNKPKLWFYLPVDYWHNVEPLPTSFWTEEVEVIALPKADGIGSQLPAARGNIAYIGPVPERALGLEIAASHINPKGVIDFLHYYRSFKTDYELACMREAQKSAVNGHRAAHEAFLSGMSEFDINQAYLTATGHRDTDVPYSNIVALNEHASVLHYTKLDHRAPAEARSFLLDAGAEYNGYAADLTRTWAAHGDNDFAHLIKDVNDEQLALISTMKAGKSYVDYHIQFHQRIAKLLRKYQIVTDMSEEAMVENDLTGPFMPHGIGHPLGLQVHDVAGFMQDDTGTHLAAPSKYPYLRCTRILQPRMVLTIEPGIYFIESLLAPWREGPFSKHFNWQKIEALKPFGGIRIEDNVVIHENSVENMTRDLKLA from the coding sequence ATGGAATCACTAGCCGCGCTCTATAAAAATCATATCGTTACCCTACAAGAACGTACCCGTGATGCTTTGGCTCGTTTTAATCTTGATGCGTTGCTGATTCACTCCGGCGAGCTGATCAATGTCTTCCTGGACGACCATCCGTACCCGTTTAAGGTCAATCCGCAATTTAAATCCTGGGTCCCGGTGACGCAGGTGCCCAACTGCTGGCTGCTGGTTGATGGCGTCAACAAACCGAAACTGTGGTTCTATCTGCCGGTCGATTACTGGCATAACGTTGAACCGCTGCCGACCTCGTTCTGGACGGAAGAGGTTGAAGTGATTGCCCTGCCGAAAGCCGACGGCATCGGTAGCCAGCTGCCTGCTGCGCGCGGCAATATCGCCTATATCGGGCCGGTGCCGGAGCGGGCGCTTGGTCTGGAGATTGCTGCCAGTCATATCAACCCGAAAGGGGTGATTGATTTCCTGCACTACTATCGTTCTTTTAAGACCGATTATGAGTTGGCCTGCATGCGCGAAGCGCAGAAGTCGGCGGTTAACGGGCATCGCGCGGCCCATGAGGCATTCCTCTCCGGAATGAGCGAATTCGATATCAACCAGGCGTATCTGACGGCTACCGGTCATCGCGACACCGATGTGCCTTACAGCAATATCGTGGCGCTTAACGAACACGCCTCTGTACTGCATTACACCAAACTGGATCATCGCGCGCCGGCAGAAGCGCGCAGTTTCTTACTGGATGCCGGGGCGGAATACAACGGCTACGCGGCAGACCTGACGCGTACCTGGGCGGCACATGGCGACAATGACTTTGCCCATTTGATTAAAGACGTTAACGATGAGCAGCTGGCTCTGATTAGCACGATGAAGGCGGGTAAAAGCTATGTGGATTACCACATCCAGTTCCACCAACGCATCGCTAAACTGTTGCGTAAGTACCAAATCGTGACCGACATGAGCGAAGAGGCCATGGTTGAAAACGATCTGACCGGGCCGTTTATGCCGCACGGTATCGGTCATCCGCTGGGCCTGCAGGTCCATGATGTGGCCGGTTTCATGCAGGATGATACCGGTACTCATCTGGCAGCGCCGTCGAAGTATCCGTATCTGCGCTGCACGCGTATTTTGCAGCCGCGTATGGTGCTGACCATCGAGCCGGGCATCTACTTTATTGAATCTCTGCTGGCGCCGTGGCGTGAAGGGCCGTTCAGCAAGCACTTCAACTGGCAAAAAATTGAAGCATTGAAGCCGTTTGGCGGCATCCGTATTGAAGATAACGTCGTCATCCACGAAAACAGTGTTGAAAATATGACGCGTGACCTGAAACTGGCGTAA